The genomic DNA GTCAAGCGCGCGCACACCGGGGAAGGTTTTGACGATCCCTTCAAGGCGGAGGGCGGGGATTTGATCACTCATATCTTCAACTCCTCTTTGCCTTTGGCGTTCAACTGGCGATCAAGGATCAGCACAGCGATCAAGATGATCCCGATCACGAGGTTCACAGTCGATGTATCCGCCCCGATATGGCCCAGACCCTTGCGCAACAGCTGGATCGCGATGACCCCGCCAAAAGTCGAAATGATCGACCCCGCGCCACCCGTCAGCTTGGTGCCACCAAGAACAACGGCTGTGATGACCCAAAGTTCATAGAGCTGGCCGTCGTTGGGATTTACCGATCCACTTTCCGAATAAAATACCACCGCAGACAGCGCGGCCAGAAATCCGATGATCATGAAGTTGATTAGCATATGGGGTCCGACGCGGATGCCCGCATTTACGGCCGCCTCGCGGTTGTCACCAATGGCATAAGCGTTTCGACCGTGGACTGTGCGGGTCATGATAAACCAGATGATCGCCGTAACAATCAGCAAGAACCACGTCGCCGTGTGCAGCCCCAGAAACTCAAGTTCCGCGAAATCCACCAGCGTCCAGTTCAGGTGTGATGTGGGATTTTCACCGTTATACATGAACACCAGCCCGCGATAGCCAAGCATGGAGCCAAGTGTCACGATGAAGGCATCAACGCCAGTTTTCCACACGATCAGACCGTTGATGAACCCCAGTGTAATTCCCGTCAGCAGGGCCAGCAGCCATGAGACAGGGATCACCCAATTGCCAAGGCCCGCAAAGATCGGCCACGTCATGGAATCCAGTAAAATTATCCCCGACAGGGCAAAGATCGCCCCGACGCTCAGGTCGATGTTACCGTTGATCATGATAATGGTCATGCCAATCGCAATGATGCCGATGGGGGCAGATTGCTTTAGCAACAACAGCATGTTGTCGATATCCATGAACGCCTTGTCTGTGATCGACAGGAATTCGCCTGCAACGGAAAAGAAGATCAGTTCCAGCACGATGAAGCCCCAAATGGCGCCTTTGCTTAAATAGGTTGAGAGTTTTCCAGCTTGCATGTGTCCCGCCCCCCTAAGCGATCGTTGACCAGAACTTGCCGCGCTTGGCTGCTATATCGAGCCAGACTGCAAGGATGATGATGACCCACGTCACAACGAACTGGACGTAGAACTGAAGCCCCACGAGCAGCAGACCATTTTGGATAAACCCAAGGATCAACACCCCGATGAGCGTTTTGAAAATTGTACCGGACCCGCCAAGCAGGGACGCACCGCCAAGGATGACAGCCGCCAGAACTTCAAGTTCCAACCCCTGCCCAACAGTATTTTGTGACCCCATCGAACGGCTGGCTTGGATCAGTCCCGCCGTCGCGACGCAGGCCGCAGAGATGACGTAGCAATAAAATACAGTGCGCGCGCGCGGGATACCGGAGAACGTCGCCGCCGTGCCGTTGCCACCCACCGCATAGACTTTGCGCCCAAATGGGGTCCTCGCCAGCACCAAGCCCAGGAAGGCAGCCACCAATAGGAACATAATAATCGGCACCGGAATACCCAGCGCCGTGCCCTGCCCGAAGACGCTGAACCACGTGCCTTGTTTGTCGACAATATCCATATTTTTGCCACCCGAATAGGTCAGCGTAAGCCCGTGGATCGCCGACAACATGCCAAGCGTGACGATGAGTGAATTGAGCTTGAGGTAGCCGACAAGAAACCCGATCAGCGCCCCCAGCGCGATGGTCATAGCAAACATCAGCGGGATGGCGATTGCGGGGCCGACCTTGTCGTGCAAATCCAGCACAACGATGGTGGAAAAAGACATCATCGACCCGACGGACAGGTCCAGATTGCCGCTGATGACCACGAATGTAACCCCCAACGCCATGACGCCTAAAATTGCGGACGAACGCACGACGCTCAGCACGTTATCAGCGCTCAGGAATTTTTCGTTGGCCAGCGTGAAGCCAATGATAAAAAGTGCGAAGGCGATCAAGATACCTTGCCGCGCTAAGATGCCGCCAATCTGTGCTTTTGACATTCCGGCCATTGGTCCTCCCTTTCGCCTGCCTTAGCAGACGCCCCTTTGGGGTTGATGCGTAACGCTAAACCAGCGTCATGCCTCCGTCGATCATGATGATTTGGCCAGTCATATAGTCACTGTCTTTTGATGCCAGAAAAGTGGTTGTTCCGGTGATGTCATCTGGTGTGGCCACGCGGCCTTTCAGGATGTCGGTTGAGAATTCTTCCATCGCTTGGCCGGGGCGTTCAGACGCGCCGATTGCCATCAAATCTTGATCCACTTGGTCCCACATTTCGGTCGCCACGACGCCCGGTGCAAAGCCGGTGACGGTAATGGCATGCTTGGCCAGATCGCGCGCGCCCGATTGGGTCAACGACACGACGGCCCATTTACTGGCACAATACGGGGCGACGTTGTCGTATCCCTGACGGCTGGCGACGGAGGCGGTGTTAATGATCTTACCGCCATGCCCTTGGGCAATCATCTGACGAGCAGCTTCTTGCATGCCAATCAGCACACCAAGGCCATTGATATCCATAATGAACTTCCAGTTCGCCTCCGTCACATCAAGAAAATTCATTGGGCGGTTCACGCCCGCATTATTGAATTTGACATCCAGTTTGCCGAAGACTGACACAGTGTGGTCAATCATGGCACGGACTTGTTCGCGGTTGGCTACATCAACAGGGTAATGCGTGATCTTGGCGCCAGTATTGGCGGCGCGGGTTGCATTGGCTTCAACAACATCGCCCAACCGCTCCGCATTGATGTCGGCGAAACAAACGTCAGCGCCTTCATCTAAAAGCGACTCCCCGATGGCACGCCCGATACCTTGTGCGGCCCCTGTAACAATACAGGATCGGCCCGAAACACGCCCCATGGTGCCCCTCCCCATTCGAAAATAATTTTGTGGATTTTAGTCGCAATGCGCGGGGCGGGTGCCCGCCCCGCGCATTCAGTATGAGGCTCTTTTAGAATACAGGCTTGGTGTAATCGCCCATGTTGTCCTGCGTGATCTTCGGTGTGTCGAAGTAGTTCAGGAACGGCAGCTCTTCGCCTGCAAGGAGATCCAAAGCAGTTTTCAAAGCAGCTTCTGCGTCGTCAACTGGGGACTGATAGATCGAACCCCAATATTCGCCACGGCCCATGGCCTCGTAGCCGACTGCGAAGTTTGTAGCGCCCACAAACGTGATACCGTCTGTGCGGCCTGCCGCGTTTGCGGCATTCAATGCGCCTACGCCCATGTTGTCGTCACCAGCGTAAACGCCGTCGATGTCGTCATACTTCACAAGAAACGCTTCCATGACCTGCTGGGACTTTTCGCGGTTCCAATCGCCAGGCTGTGTTTCAACAAGCGTGACGTTCGGGCAAACTTCGGGAAGGCGATCTTCAAAGCCTTTGGCGCGCTCGATGGCCGTTGTGTAGCCAGGCTGACCAGAGATTTGCACAACGCGTGCGTCGCCTTGGATGCCGAGTGCAGTGAAACGCTCACACATTATCTCAGCTGAGCGTGAACCCTGCGTGATGTTGTCAGGGCCAGAGAAGGACGAGACAAATTCAAAGCCGGCTTCGGCGATGTTGGAATTCGTCACGACCACAGGGATACCCGCCTGAAACGCTTTGCGCACGGCTGGGATCACTGCTTCGCCGTTGGTTGGCCAGATGATGATCGCATCAACTTCTTGTTGGATCAGGTCTTCCATTTGGGCAATTTGGCGCGCCACGTCGCCGCCGGCATCCAAAACCACGACTTCAACATCAGGATTGGCTTCTGCAGCAGCGATAAACGACTGCTCATATGTTGTTTGGTAGCTGTCTACACCGACGTTGTTTTGGGTGATACCGATTGTCATCGTCTCCGCTGCGGCAGCGGTGCCAAGAAGCGCAGTTGTGCAGACGAGTGCTGCTTTTGTGGTGAAATTCATAGTGGGTCCTCCCAGACTCTTAAGTTGTAAGCGGTCGCCGCTGTCCTCACAGCCCAGAGAATCATTCTGGTGCAACCTACCCCACATCATCCCCTAATTTATCGGCCTCTTGATGCTGCACTTTACATCCATTTTGGATGTTTTAGTATCCAAAATGGATTTTTTCGCGGTACTCAACTTACTCCAAATTGAACATCTTAGGAGCGAAGCAATGCACAAAACGATTCCCGATACATCAAAAGCAAAGCGAACCAGGACTGTGAACATGGTAGCCCAAAACATTATCCATAATGGATACCGCGCTGGGGCAAAGCCCCGGGAAGCCGGACCTGCGGGTATGGCTGCGACGCTTGATCGGGTCGTCAGGTTCCTTGAAGAACTTATGTCTGAGATCGACAGCGGCGTCGAACCGCGCGCAACCAACCCCTACCTGAACATGAGCCTTCATCTGCTGCGCAGTCATGTTGAAGGGCGCATTGTCACTGCGTCCTCACTGGTCGACACATCTGGCGTGCCCTACGCGACCGCGATGCGCAAGCTGGCTGAGCTTGAAAAATCAGGATTGATTGAACAGCGACCGCGTACCAAGTCCGGCAAAAGTTTTTCGCTTCATCCCAGTGCTGACCTGATCGCAAATTGGAGCCAACTGGCAGATCGCATCCATCGACTTGGCGTCGGGGCCTTTGGCAACAAGGAAGAAGAATCTGACAACGACGACTACTATTTTGGCGGCTCTTACCAACATGGGCAGGCCACGATTGAACCGCCCAAAGCGCTGTCCACGCCATTAAAACTGCAAGGCGGCGTGCGTATTTTGGTGCACGGTGATCCGACCTTCATGGTAATGGACAACCTTAAACGGCAGTTCGAACAGCATGTCGGCACGCAAATTCATCAACGCGCATTTTCAATCGACCGCCTGCGCGAAGAGGCGTTGCGCAATGCCAAACGCGCCAACAGCCGCTACGATTTGATTGCAGTGGATCTACCGTGGATCGGCGAGTTTGTGAAACGTGGCGTATTGCGGCCACTAGATTCCATCATGGATACAGAGCGGCTTGACCCAAGTGATTTCCACACGGCAGGTTGGCAGGCAGCACATTGGAATGGGACGCCCTATGGTGTCCCAAGCCAGACAACCCCCGAGTTGATGTTTTACCGTAAGGATTGGTTTGCCGAGGCCGGATTGACGCCACCAGCGTCAGCCGACGCCGTTTTGAAGGCGGCCAAGGAACTGCACAACCCGCGCAGCGGGCGCTACGGCGTCGCATGGAATGCCGCACGCGGCACCGCACTTGGCCACACATTTATGACCACCTGCGCAGCCTTTGGTCAGCCGATCATTGACCTGCCGGAAATCGCCGGAGGGTTTGATGCCACAGGCCTGGACCGCAGCGATATTCGCCCAACCATCGACACACCAAGGGGCCTTGAAGCCGCTGAATACCTAATGGCGCTGCTTGAATTTTCGCCCCCCGATATCTTGTCGATGTCATGGTACGAACGCGTTCGCCCCTATGCGGCTGGTAAGGTGGCTATGGCCTACGGCTACACGTTACTGGCGCCGTACTTTGAACTCGACCAAAGTTCGCCAGCGTTTGGCAATACAGGTTACGTTCCACAGCCACACGGGCCGCACGGCGTACCGATTGCCCCCGTTGGTGGCTATGTTTTCGGCATCCCAACGAACCTGCCCGAAGACCGTGTACCCGATGCTGTCGAAGCCTTGATCGCGTTCACATCGCCAGAATCACAAAAACTTTTTGTGCAAAATGGCAGCCGCACAGCGCCACGCTATTCGGT from Octadecabacter antarcticus 307 includes the following:
- a CDS encoding ABC transporter permease, which produces MAGMSKAQIGGILARQGILIAFALFIIGFTLANEKFLSADNVLSVVRSSAILGVMALGVTFVVISGNLDLSVGSMMSFSTIVVLDLHDKVGPAIAIPLMFAMTIALGALIGFLVGYLKLNSLIVTLGMLSAIHGLTLTYSGGKNMDIVDKQGTWFSVFGQGTALGIPVPIIMFLLVAAFLGLVLARTPFGRKVYAVGGNGTAATFSGIPRARTVFYCYVISAACVATAGLIQASRSMGSQNTVGQGLELEVLAAVILGGASLLGGSGTIFKTLIGVLILGFIQNGLLLVGLQFYVQFVVTWVIIILAVWLDIAAKRGKFWSTIA
- a CDS encoding sugar ABC transporter substrate-binding protein; protein product: MNFTTKAALVCTTALLGTAAAAETMTIGITQNNVGVDSYQTTYEQSFIAAAEANPDVEVVVLDAGGDVARQIAQMEDLIQQEVDAIIIWPTNGEAVIPAVRKAFQAGIPVVVTNSNIAEAGFEFVSSFSGPDNITQGSRSAEIMCERFTALGIQGDARVVQISGQPGYTTAIERAKGFEDRLPEVCPNVTLVETQPGDWNREKSQQVMEAFLVKYDDIDGVYAGDDNMGVGALNAANAAGRTDGITFVGATNFAVGYEAMGRGEYWGSIYQSPVDDAEAALKTALDLLAGEELPFLNYFDTPKITQDNMGDYTKPVF
- a CDS encoding extracellular solute-binding protein, producing MVAQNIIHNGYRAGAKPREAGPAGMAATLDRVVRFLEELMSEIDSGVEPRATNPYLNMSLHLLRSHVEGRIVTASSLVDTSGVPYATAMRKLAELEKSGLIEQRPRTKSGKSFSLHPSADLIANWSQLADRIHRLGVGAFGNKEEESDNDDYYFGGSYQHGQATIEPPKALSTPLKLQGGVRILVHGDPTFMVMDNLKRQFEQHVGTQIHQRAFSIDRLREEALRNAKRANSRYDLIAVDLPWIGEFVKRGVLRPLDSIMDTERLDPSDFHTAGWQAAHWNGTPYGVPSQTTPELMFYRKDWFAEAGLTPPASADAVLKAAKELHNPRSGRYGVAWNAARGTALGHTFMTTCAAFGQPIIDLPEIAGGFDATGLDRSDIRPTIDTPRGLEAAEYLMALLEFSPPDILSMSWYERVRPYAAGKVAMAYGYTLLAPYFELDQSSPAFGNTGYVPQPHGPHGVPIAPVGGYVFGIPTNLPEDRVPDAVEALIAFTSPESQKLFVQNGSRTAPRYSVGADPEVRRLSPIFEAVDAMSWRDELQFWPRPPIPQISEIIQICGQEFHDMLRGVTCPQDALARAQSRAEDALRQPVT
- a CDS encoding ABC transporter permease, translating into MQAGKLSTYLSKGAIWGFIVLELIFFSVAGEFLSITDKAFMDIDNMLLLLKQSAPIGIIAIGMTIIMINGNIDLSVGAIFALSGIILLDSMTWPIFAGLGNWVIPVSWLLALLTGITLGFINGLIVWKTGVDAFIVTLGSMLGYRGLVFMYNGENPTSHLNWTLVDFAELEFLGLHTATWFLLIVTAIIWFIMTRTVHGRNAYAIGDNREAAVNAGIRVGPHMLINFMIIGFLAALSAVVFYSESGSVNPNDGQLYELWVITAVVLGGTKLTGGAGSIISTFGGVIAIQLLRKGLGHIGADTSTVNLVIGIILIAVLILDRQLNAKGKEELKI
- a CDS encoding SDR family oxidoreductase; translation: MGRVSGRSCIVTGAAQGIGRAIGESLLDEGADVCFADINAERLGDVVEANATRAANTGAKITHYPVDVANREQVRAMIDHTVSVFGKLDVKFNNAGVNRPMNFLDVTEANWKFIMDINGLGVLIGMQEAARQMIAQGHGGKIINTASVASRQGYDNVAPYCASKWAVVSLTQSGARDLAKHAITVTGFAPGVVATEMWDQVDQDLMAIGASERPGQAMEEFSTDILKGRVATPDDITGTTTFLASKDSDYMTGQIIMIDGGMTLV